One part of the Helicobacter cetorum MIT 99-5656 genome encodes these proteins:
- the rpmF gene encoding 50S ribosomal protein L32, with translation MAVPDRRVSKTRAAKRRTHYTVKLAKPVKAKDGTWKLSHHVNKFTKEYQ, from the coding sequence ATGGCAGTACCTGATAGAAGAGTGAGTAAAACAAGAGCGGCAAAAAGACGCACCCATTACACCGTTAAACTAGCTAAGCCTGTGAAAGCAAAAGATGGCACTTGGAAGCTTTCTCACCATGTGAATAAATTTACCAAAGAATACCAGTAA
- the ndk gene encoding nucleoside-diphosphate kinase, with the protein MKQRTLSIIKPDAVKKRVVGKIIERFESNNLEVIAMKRLHLSEQDAKVFYAVHKDRPFFKDLVGFMTSGAVVVMVLEGEDAVAKNRELMGATDPKMAQKGTIRADFATSIDANAVHGSDSLENAKNEIAFFFATREL; encoded by the coding sequence TTGAAACAAAGAACGCTATCTATTATTAAGCCTGATGCGGTTAAAAAAAGAGTTGTAGGAAAAATTATTGAGCGTTTTGAGAGCAATAATCTAGAAGTAATCGCTATGAAACGCTTGCATTTAAGCGAGCAAGATGCTAAGGTTTTTTATGCGGTGCATAAGGACAGACCTTTTTTCAAAGACTTAGTGGGGTTTATGACAAGTGGTGCGGTAGTGGTTATGGTTTTAGAAGGTGAAGATGCTGTGGCTAAAAATAGGGAGCTTATGGGGGCGACCGACCCTAAAATGGCTCAAAAAGGCACTATAAGAGCGGATTTTGCAACAAGCATTGACGCAAATGCAGTGCATGGGAGCGATAGCTTAGAAAATGCAAAGAATGAAATCGCTTTCTTTTTTGCCACTAGAGAACTTTAG
- the metK gene encoding methionine adenosyltransferase: protein MSFLFTSESVTEGHPDKMADQISDAVLDYIIARDKKAKVACETLVSNGFCVITGELKTSVYAPMQEIAREVVKKIGYTDALYGFDYRSAAVLNGIGEQSPDINQGVDREDGEIGAGDQGLMFGYACKETPTLMPLPIHLAHQLTFALAQKRKDNSLPFLRPDGKSQVSVRYENNKPISIDTIVISTQHSPEVSQKHLKEAVIEEIVYKVLPKEYLHDNIKFFVNPTGKFVIGGPQGDAGLTGRKIIVDTYGGSCAHGGGAFSGKDPSKVDRSAAYAARYVAKNLVASGVCDKATVQLAYAIGVVEPVSIYVNTHNTSKYSSAELEKCVKSIFKLTPKGIIESLDLLRPIYSLTSAYGHFGRELDEFTWEKTNKAEEIKAFFKH, encoded by the coding sequence ATGAGTTTTCTTTTCACTTCAGAATCGGTTACTGAAGGTCATCCTGATAAAATGGCTGACCAAATCAGTGATGCGGTTTTAGATTATATTATCGCACGAGACAAAAAAGCAAAAGTCGCATGCGAAACTTTAGTTTCTAATGGGTTTTGTGTGATAACTGGCGAGTTAAAAACTTCTGTTTATGCCCCTATGCAAGAGATTGCTAGAGAAGTGGTTAAAAAGATTGGTTATACAGACGCTCTTTATGGCTTTGATTATAGAAGTGCGGCGGTTTTAAATGGCATTGGCGAGCAAAGCCCTGATATTAATCAAGGCGTGGATAGAGAAGATGGCGAGATTGGTGCAGGAGACCAAGGGCTTATGTTTGGCTATGCATGCAAAGAGACTCCCACACTTATGCCCTTACCCATTCATTTAGCCCATCAACTCACTTTTGCTCTAGCTCAAAAGAGAAAAGATAATAGCTTGCCTTTTTTAAGACCTGATGGCAAGTCTCAAGTGAGCGTGCGTTATGAAAATAACAAGCCCATAAGCATTGATACAATTGTTATTTCCACCCAGCATTCTCCAGAAGTCTCACAAAAGCATTTAAAAGAAGCGGTGATTGAAGAGATTGTTTATAAGGTTTTACCCAAAGAATATTTGCATGATAACATTAAGTTTTTTGTAAATCCTACAGGAAAATTTGTTATCGGTGGGCCACAAGGCGATGCAGGTTTAACCGGTAGAAAAATCATTGTAGATACTTATGGGGGGAGTTGTGCACATGGTGGGGGAGCCTTTAGCGGAAAAGACCCTAGCAAGGTGGATAGAAGTGCGGCTTATGCGGCTAGATATGTGGCTAAAAACCTAGTAGCTAGTGGGGTTTGTGATAAAGCGACTGTGCAACTTGCCTATGCGATTGGCGTAGTTGAGCCGGTATCTATTTATGTGAATACACATAATACGAGCAAGTATTCAAGTGCGGAGCTAGAAAAATGCGTGAAATCTATTTTCAAGCTCACACCAAAAGGCATTATTGAAAGCTTGGATTTATTAAGACCCATTTATTCACTCACTTCAGCTTATGGGCATTTTGGGCGTGAGCTAGATGAGTTTACTTGGGAAAAGACTAATAAGGCTGAAGAAATTAAGGCGTTTTTCAAGCATTAA
- the lpxD gene encoding UDP-3-O-(3-hydroxymyristoyl)glucosamine N-acyltransferase gives MKLSELLSTYSIETEFSNDFEVNALAPLDKATPNDISYIDQARYLKLLKDSKAGAVFIRKKESSKVPKHIQALVVDNPHLAFAKVSHAFKIPFFKNPEKVSEPKHFEKVTIMPQVIIGENVEIGENSLIYPNVVIADGVKIGKNCILYPHVTLYQNTILEDNVIIHAGSVIGGDGFGYAHTALGEHIKIEHVGVVRIQKNVEIGANTAIDRAVFGETLIKEGVKIDNLVQIGHNCVLGEHSIVVSQVGLSGSTTTGRNVVFGGQVGIGGHLHVGEFTQIGGKSAVGKDLPPNTNFAGAIPAMEIHEWHHFLAHLRTNFRKQQKSSLLQKAKGFFKS, from the coding sequence ATGAAATTAAGTGAATTATTAAGCACCTATTCTATTGAGACAGAATTTTCAAACGATTTTGAAGTCAATGCCTTAGCTCCTTTAGATAAGGCTACACCTAATGATATTAGCTACATTGACCAAGCACGCTATCTCAAGCTTTTAAAAGATTCAAAGGCTGGGGCGGTGTTTATCCGTAAAAAAGAGTCTTCTAAAGTGCCAAAACATATACAAGCTTTAGTTGTGGATAATCCGCATTTAGCCTTTGCTAAAGTCTCGCATGCTTTTAAAATCCCTTTTTTTAAAAACCCAGAAAAAGTGAGTGAGCCTAAGCATTTTGAAAAAGTTACTATCATGCCACAGGTTATTATTGGAGAAAATGTAGAAATTGGCGAAAATTCTTTGATTTATCCTAATGTGGTGATTGCTGATGGGGTAAAAATAGGTAAAAATTGCATTTTGTATCCGCATGTAACTTTGTATCAAAACACGATTTTAGAAGATAATGTCATTATTCATGCCGGTAGTGTGATTGGGGGCGATGGCTTTGGTTACGCTCATACAGCCCTTGGAGAGCATATCAAAATTGAGCATGTAGGCGTTGTAAGAATCCAAAAGAATGTAGAAATTGGGGCAAACACCGCCATTGATAGGGCGGTTTTTGGCGAGACCTTAATTAAAGAAGGCGTTAAAATTGATAATTTGGTGCAAATCGGACATAATTGTGTCTTGGGCGAACACAGCATTGTAGTCTCTCAAGTGGGCTTAAGTGGCTCTACAACCACAGGGCGCAATGTAGTCTTTGGCGGGCAAGTAGGCATTGGGGGGCATTTGCATGTAGGTGAATTTACTCAAATTGGGGGTAAAAGTGCGGTAGGTAAGGATTTACCCCCTAATACGAATTTTGCCGGAGCCATTCCTGCTATGGAAATCCATGAGTGGCACCATTTCTTAGCCCATTTACGGACAAACTTTAGAAAACAGCAAAAGTCAAGCTTGTTGCAAAAAGCTAAAGGGTTTTTTAAATCTTAA
- the fabI gene encoding enoyl-ACP reductase FabI: protein MGFLKGKKGLIVGVANNKSIAYGIAKSCYEQGAELAFTYLNENLEKRVRPIAQEFNSPYVYELDVSKEEHFKLLHDNIKQDLGSLDFIVHSVAFAPKDALEGGLLETSKSAFNTAMEISVYSLIELTHTLKPLLNSGASILTLSYLGSTKYMAHYNVMGLAKAALESAVRYLAVDLGKENIRVNALSAGPIRTLASSGIADFKMILKWNEINAPLRKNVSLEEVGNAGMYLLSSLSSGVSGEVHFVDAGYNIMGMGAVEEKDNKTTLLWDLHKEQ, encoded by the coding sequence ATGGGATTTTTAAAGGGTAAAAAAGGGCTTATTGTAGGGGTTGCAAACAATAAGTCCATCGCTTATGGGATTGCTAAATCTTGCTATGAACAAGGGGCAGAACTAGCTTTCACTTATTTAAATGAGAATTTAGAAAAGCGTGTGAGACCTATCGCACAAGAATTTAATAGCCCTTATGTGTATGAATTAGATGTGAGTAAAGAAGAGCATTTTAAGTTGTTGCACGATAATATCAAACAAGATTTAGGCTCATTAGATTTTATCGTTCATAGCGTAGCTTTTGCTCCAAAAGACGCCTTAGAAGGGGGGTTATTAGAAACTTCTAAAAGTGCGTTTAATACTGCTATGGAAATTTCAGTTTATTCTTTAATAGAGCTAACGCATACCTTAAAACCTTTATTAAATAGTGGGGCATCAATTTTAACTTTGAGCTATCTAGGTAGCACCAAATACATGGCACATTATAATGTCATGGGATTAGCTAAAGCGGCATTAGAAAGTGCGGTGCGTTATTTAGCTGTTGATTTAGGTAAAGAAAATATACGAGTGAATGCATTGTCCGCCGGACCTATTAGAACGCTTGCTTCTAGTGGGATAGCTGATTTTAAAATGATTTTAAAATGGAATGAAATCAATGCTCCTTTAAGAAAAAATGTGAGCTTAGAAGAAGTCGGCAATGCGGGAATGTATTTGCTCTCTTCTTTGTCTAGTGGGGTGAGCGGCGAAGTGCATTTTGTAGATGCGGGGTATAATATTATGGGCATGGGAGCTGTAGAAGAAAAAGATAATAAAACTACATTGTTGTGGGATTTACATAAAGAACAATAA
- a CDS encoding triose-phosphate isomerase: MMKIAMANFKSAMPIFKSHAYLEELEKNLKPQHFDRVFVFPDFLGLLPNAFLHFTLGAQNAYPKDSGAFTGEITSKHLEELKISTLLIGHSERRALLNESSKILKEKFDFFKDKNFKIVYCIGEDLQTREKGLGAVKEFLNKQLEIVDTNYQNLIVAYEPIWAIGTGRSASVEDIYLTHNFLKQNLNPKTPLLYGGSVNISNAQEILDIDSVDGLLIGSASLELENFKTIISFL, from the coding sequence ATGATGAAAATTGCAATGGCTAATTTCAAATCCGCTATGCCTATCTTTAAAAGCCATGCGTATTTAGAAGAACTGGAAAAAAATTTAAAACCACAGCACTTTGATAGGGTCTTTGTATTCCCTGATTTTTTAGGGCTGTTGCCTAATGCATTTTTGCATTTCACTTTGGGAGCACAAAATGCCTATCCTAAAGATTCTGGGGCATTTACAGGTGAAATCACTTCAAAGCATTTAGAGGAACTCAAAATCAGCACGCTCTTGATCGGACATAGCGAAAGACGCGCCCTTTTAAATGAAAGCTCTAAAATTTTAAAAGAAAAATTTGATTTTTTTAAAGATAAAAATTTTAAGATTGTCTATTGTATTGGCGAAGATTTACAAACTAGAGAAAAGGGTTTAGGGGCGGTTAAAGAATTTTTAAACAAGCAATTAGAAATAGTTGATACTAACTATCAAAATTTAATTGTGGCTTATGAGCCTATATGGGCGATTGGCACAGGAAGAAGTGCGAGCGTGGAAGATATTTATCTCACGCATAATTTTTTAAAGCAAAATTTAAATCCAAAAACCCCTTTGTTATACGGCGGAAGTGTGAATATAAGTAACGCACAAGAAATTTTAGACATTGATAGTGTAGATGGCTTGTTGATTGGAAGCGCGTCTTTAGAATTGGAAAATTTTAAAACAATTATTTCATTTTTATAA
- a CDS encoding fumarate reductase cytochrome b subunit, with amino-acid sequence MQQEEIIESYYGVNKERKKSGIYAKLDFLQSATGLILALFMIVHMFLVSSILISDEAMYKVAKFFEGSLFLKAGEPAIVSVVAAGIILILVVHAFLALRKFPINYRQYKIFKTHKHLMKHGDTSLWFTQVLTGFAMFFLASIHLFVMLTEPESIGPHGSSYRFVTQHFWLLYIFLLFAVELHGSIGLYRLAIKWGWFKNVSIQGLRKIKWAMSVFFIVLGLCTYGAYIKKGLENQNSGIHTMQQAIEADEKFHKE; translated from the coding sequence ATGCAACAAGAAGAGATTATAGAGAGTTATTACGGCGTTAATAAAGAGCGTAAAAAGAGCGGTATTTATGCCAAGCTAGACTTCTTACAGAGTGCTACGGGTCTCATTTTAGCACTCTTTATGATAGTGCATATGTTCTTAGTCTCTAGTATTTTAATCAGTGATGAAGCCATGTATAAGGTGGCGAAGTTTTTTGAAGGAAGCTTGTTTTTGAAAGCGGGCGAGCCAGCGATTGTAAGCGTGGTTGCAGCGGGGATTATTCTCATTCTTGTTGTGCATGCCTTTTTAGCCCTTAGAAAATTTCCTATCAATTATCGTCAATACAAAATTTTTAAAACCCATAAGCATTTGATGAAACATGGCGACACAAGCTTGTGGTTCACTCAGGTGCTTACAGGATTTGCGATGTTTTTCTTAGCGAGTATCCACTTATTTGTCATGCTTACAGAGCCTGAGAGCATTGGACCGCATGGCTCAAGCTATCGTTTTGTAACGCAACATTTCTGGCTTTTATATATTTTCTTATTGTTTGCCGTGGAATTGCATGGCTCTATTGGATTGTATCGTTTAGCGATTAAATGGGGGTGGTTTAAAAATGTAAGCATTCAAGGGTTAAGGAAGATTAAATGGGCTATGAGCGTGTTTTTTATCGTTTTGGGGCTTTGCACTTATGGAGCGTATATTAAAAAAGGCTTAGAAAATCAAAATAGTGGTATTCATACCATGCAACAAGCCATAGAAGCTGATGAAAAATTCCACAAAGAATAA
- a CDS encoding fumarate reductase flavoprotein subunit, with protein sequence MKITYCDALIIGGGLAGLRASVACKEKGLNTIVLSLVPVRRSHSAAAQGGMQASLANAKMSEGDNEDLHFLDTVKGSDWGCDQQVARMFVTTAPKAIRELAAWGVPWTRIKKGDRGAVINGQHVNITERDDRHGYILSRDFGGTKKWRTCFTADATGHTMLYAVANEALHHKVDIQDRKDMLALIHKDNKCYGAVVRDLITGEISAYVSKGTLLATGGYGRVYKHTTNAVICDGAGAATALETGVAKLGNMEAVQFHPTALVPSGILMTEGCRGDGGVLRDKFGRRFMPAYEPEKKELASRDVVSRRILEHIQKGYGASSPYGDHVWLDIAILGREHVEKNLRDVRDIAMTFAGIDPADSDEQTKDNMQGVPTNEPEYGQAMAKQKGWIPIKPMQHYSMGGVRTNAKGETHLKGLFCAGEAACWDLHGFNRLGGNSVSEAVVAGMIIGDYFAKHCLEAQIEINTSQVETFINESQDYMHDLLYNEGTEDVYEIRERMKEIMDEKVGVFREGSKLEEALKELQELYARSKNICVKNKVLHNNPELEDAYRTKKMLKLALCITQGALLRTESRGAHTRIDYPKRDDEKWLNRTLASWPNKEQDMPTIEYEELDVMKMEISPDFRGYGKKGNFIPHPKKEERDAEILKTILELEKLGKDRIEVQNALMPFELQEKYKARNVRLEDEEVRAKNQHLYSYNVHDLLDKHNANSQGESHEQ encoded by the coding sequence ATGAAAATAACATATTGTGATGCGTTAATTATTGGGGGTGGGTTAGCCGGATTGAGAGCGAGTGTTGCTTGTAAAGAAAAGGGCTTAAACACCATTGTATTAAGTCTTGTGCCTGTTAGAAGAAGCCATAGCGCAGCCGCTCAAGGGGGCATGCAAGCGAGTTTGGCAAATGCTAAAATGAGCGAAGGCGATAATGAAGATTTGCATTTCTTAGACACGGTTAAAGGGAGCGATTGGGGGTGCGACCAACAAGTGGCTAGAATGTTTGTAACTACCGCACCTAAGGCTATTAGGGAATTAGCTGCATGGGGTGTGCCTTGGACAAGAATTAAGAAGGGTGATAGGGGTGCCGTTATCAATGGCCAGCATGTAAACATTACCGAGAGAGACGATAGGCATGGCTATATTTTAAGCCGTGATTTTGGTGGCACAAAAAAATGGCGTACATGTTTTACCGCTGATGCAACTGGGCATACCATGCTATATGCGGTAGCTAATGAAGCCTTGCACCACAAAGTGGATATTCAAGACAGAAAGGATATGCTCGCACTCATTCATAAAGATAACAAATGCTATGGAGCGGTGGTAAGAGACTTAATTACAGGCGAAATTTCAGCATATGTCTCCAAAGGCACGCTTCTAGCTACAGGGGGTTATGGGCGTGTGTATAAGCACACCACTAATGCCGTGATTTGTGATGGTGCTGGAGCTGCAACAGCCCTTGAAACAGGGGTTGCCAAATTAGGAAACATGGAAGCGGTGCAATTTCACCCTACCGCATTAGTGCCAAGTGGGATTTTAATGACAGAAGGTTGTAGGGGCGATGGGGGTGTTTTAAGAGATAAATTTGGAAGACGCTTTATGCCTGCTTATGAGCCTGAGAAAAAAGAACTTGCTAGTAGAGATGTGGTCTCAAGGCGTATTTTAGAACATATTCAAAAAGGCTATGGAGCAAGCTCGCCCTATGGAGACCATGTGTGGCTAGATATTGCCATTTTAGGACGAGAGCATGTAGAAAAGAACTTAAGAGATGTGCGTGATATTGCCATGACTTTTGCAGGAATTGACCCTGCAGATAGCGATGAGCAAACTAAGGACAACATGCAAGGTGTACCCACTAATGAGCCAGAATACGGACAAGCTATGGCTAAGCAAAAAGGCTGGATTCCCATAAAACCCATGCAGCACTATTCTATGGGTGGGGTTAGGACAAATGCTAAGGGCGAAACCCATTTAAAAGGCTTGTTCTGTGCAGGCGAAGCGGCGTGTTGGGATTTGCATGGCTTCAACCGCTTAGGGGGTAATTCGGTGAGTGAAGCCGTGGTTGCAGGTATGATTATAGGGGATTATTTTGCCAAGCATTGCTTAGAAGCTCAGATTGAAATCAATACCAGCCAAGTAGAAACTTTTATTAATGAAAGCCAAGACTACATGCATGATTTGCTTTATAATGAAGGCACAGAAGATGTGTATGAGATTAGAGAACGCATGAAAGAAATCATGGACGAAAAAGTCGGCGTTTTTAGAGAAGGAAGCAAACTAGAAGAAGCCCTTAAGGAACTGCAAGAACTTTATGCACGCTCCAAAAACATTTGCGTGAAAAACAAAGTTCTACACAATAACCCTGAATTAGAAGACGCTTATCGCACTAAAAAAATGCTTAAACTCGCCCTTTGCATCACTCAAGGGGCGTTATTGCGCACTGAAAGTAGGGGAGCTCATACAAGAATTGACTACCCTAAAAGAGATGATGAAAAATGGCTTAACAGAACTCTTGCTAGCTGGCCTAATAAGGAGCAAGACATGCCTACTATTGAATACGAAGAGCTGGATGTAATGAAAATGGAAATCAGCCCTGATTTTAGGGGTTATGGTAAAAAGGGTAATTTCATTCCCCACCCCAAAAAAGAAGAGCGTGATGCTGAGATTTTAAAAACCATTTTGGAATTAGAAAAACTTGGAAAAGATAGGATAGAAGTTCAAAACGCACTCATGCCTTTTGAATTACAAGAAAAATACAAAGCTAGAAATGTGCGTTTAGAAGATGAAGAAGTTAGGGCTAAAAACCAACATTTATATTCTTACAATGTCCATGATTTACTAGACAAACACAACGCAAACTCACAAGGAGAGAGCCATGAGCAATAA
- a CDS encoding fumarate reductase iron-sulfur subunit, whose amino-acid sequence MSNNERTITIRVLKFDPQSAISKPHFKDYQLKEIPSMTLFIALNLIREHQDPDLSFDFVCRAGICGSCAMMVNGRPRLACKTLTSSFESGVITLMPMPSFTLIKDLSVNTGDWFGDMTKRVESWAHSKKEVDITKPEKRIEPDEAQEVFELDRCIECGCCIASCGTKLMRPNFIGAAGMNRAMRFMIDSHDERSDDDFYELVGDDDGVFGCMSLIACHDTCPKELPLQSSIATLRNRMLKVGKSR is encoded by the coding sequence ATGAGCAATAATGAACGCACCATTACCATTAGAGTGTTAAAATTTGACCCCCAAAGTGCAATAAGCAAACCCCACTTCAAGGACTACCAGCTCAAAGAAATTCCTTCTATGACGCTTTTTATTGCCTTAAATCTCATTAGAGAGCATCAAGACCCTGATTTAAGCTTTGACTTTGTGTGTCGTGCTGGGATTTGTGGCTCTTGTGCGATGATGGTTAATGGCAGACCGCGCTTAGCTTGTAAAACCCTTACTTCTAGCTTTGAAAGTGGGGTGATTACTCTTATGCCTATGCCAAGTTTTACGCTCATTAAGGATTTGAGCGTAAATACCGGTGATTGGTTTGGCGATATGACTAAGAGAGTGGAAAGTTGGGCGCATTCCAAAAAAGAAGTGGATATTACCAAACCTGAAAAGCGCATTGAGCCTGATGAAGCCCAAGAAGTCTTTGAATTAGATAGGTGCATTGAGTGTGGGTGCTGTATTGCATCATGTGGGACAAAGCTTATGCGTCCTAATTTCATCGGAGCCGCTGGCATGAATAGAGCCATGCGTTTTATGATTGATAGTCATGATGAAAGAAGTGATGATGATTTTTATGAATTAGTTGGTGATGATGATGGTGTTTTTGGATGCATGAGCTTGATTGCTTGCCATGACACTTGCCCTAAAGAATTGCCTTTGCAAAGCAGTATCGCCACTTTGCGTAATAGAATGTTGAAAGTGGGTAAAAGCCGCTAA
- the clsC gene encoding cardiolipin synthase ClsC, with protein sequence MRSFLIFLSVFLLNGCLGIISVNKISLSHPFTFYDPYSTNIGSLYAKDLSKHPNRSAAILLEDGFDALLHRVGLIRMSQKSIDIQTYIYKNDLSSQVIAKELLNAANRGVKVRILIDDNGLYSDSSDIMLLNFHKNIEVKIFNPYYARIKALRYFEMLADYERIKKRMHNKLFIVDNIAVIMGGRNIGDNYFDNDLDTNFLDLDALFLGGVALKARESFESYWRFHRSVPAGLLPTHKRLKNNVEEIAKLHEKIPVSTEDKKEFEDKVQDFVEHFKEGHYTTYYGNADFLADLPTKIDMPSYSPIQIAFESVLENAKDSVFIASSYFIPGKKMMKTFKNHISKGIELNILTNSLSSTDAIVVYGAWERYRNKLVKMGANVYEIRNDFLNRQIKGRFSTKHSLHSKTIVFDDTLTLLGSFNIDPRSANINTESAVLFDNQAFAKRVRLLIKAQAQESWRLVVYRHKVLWEAVEGGRLIHQKTSPDTSFFLRLIKQWTKVLPEREL encoded by the coding sequence TTGAGAAGCTTTTTAATCTTTCTGAGCGTCTTTCTTTTGAATGGATGCCTTGGGATTATCTCTGTCAATAAGATTTCTCTCTCACACCCTTTTACCTTTTATGACCCCTATAGCACTAACATCGGAAGCTTGTATGCTAAAGATTTAAGCAAACACCCTAATCGTAGTGCCGCCATTCTACTAGAAGATGGCTTTGATGCCTTGTTGCATAGAGTGGGACTCATTAGAATGAGTCAAAAAAGCATTGACATTCAAACTTACATCTACAAAAACGACCTTTCATCTCAAGTGATTGCTAAAGAGCTTTTGAATGCGGCTAATCGTGGGGTAAAGGTGCGTATCCTTATAGATGATAATGGCTTGTATTCGGATTCTTCAGATATCATGCTTTTGAATTTCCATAAAAATATTGAAGTAAAGATTTTCAACCCCTACTACGCCCGCATTAAAGCCCTACGCTATTTTGAAATGCTTGCAGATTATGAGCGCATTAAAAAACGCATGCATAACAAGCTTTTTATCGTGGATAATATCGCTGTGATTATGGGTGGACGCAACATTGGGGACAACTATTTTGACAACGATTTAGACACGAATTTCTTGGATTTAGACGCTCTGTTTTTAGGGGGGGTTGCCTTGAAAGCTAGAGAGAGTTTTGAAAGCTATTGGCGATTCCACCGCTCTGTGCCAGCTGGACTACTACCCACCCATAAAAGGCTCAAAAATAATGTGGAAGAAATTGCCAAACTCCATGAAAAGATTCCTGTAAGCACAGAAGATAAAAAAGAATTTGAAGATAAAGTTCAAGATTTTGTAGAACACTTCAAAGAAGGTCATTACACCACTTATTATGGAAATGCGGATTTTTTAGCGGACTTGCCCACTAAAATTGATATGCCTTCGTATTCGCCCATTCAAATTGCTTTTGAATCTGTCCTAGAAAATGCCAAAGACTCCGTTTTTATCGCTTCATCTTATTTTATTCCGGGTAAAAAAATGATGAAAACTTTTAAAAACCACATTTCTAAGGGGATTGAATTAAATATTCTCACCAACTCTCTCTCATCAACTGATGCCATAGTAGTCTATGGAGCATGGGAAAGGTATCGCAATAAATTAGTCAAAATGGGAGCAAATGTCTATGAAATCCGCAATGATTTTTTAAACCGACAAATCAAGGGGCGTTTTAGCACTAAGCATTCTTTACACAGCAAAACCATTGTCTTTGATGACACACTCACGCTCTTAGGAAGCTTTAATATTGACCCACGCTCTGCAAACATCAACACAGAAAGTGCAGTGTTGTTTGATAACCAGGCTTTTGCTAAAAGGGTGCGTTTATTAATTAAGGCTCAAGCTCAAGAATCATGGCGGCTAGTGGTGTATCGGCATAAAGTGCTTTGGGAAGCTGTAGAAGGCGGACGATTAATCCACCAAAAAACTTCGCCGGACACTTCTTTTTTCTTACGCTTGATTAAGCAATGGACTAAGGTTCTTCCCGAGCGAGAGCTTTAA